AACAATTAGCGTGGTATTAATTTATGGTGTGATTAGTGTATACTTAATTTTGTGATGAGGGTCACGAAAAGAAGACCCCAGTAAAGGAATTCGACGAGGTAAAAATCATGAAAATCAAAACCACTGTTACAACATTAAGTATTCTGTCCGTTCTCTCTTTTGGCGCTTTCGCCGCAGAACCTATCAGCGCAGAACAAGCGCAAAACCGCGAAGCGATCGGCTCTGTTTCGGTCAGCGCTATTGGCTCATCGCCTATGGATATGAATGCCATGCTGAGCAAAAAAGCAGATGAACAAGGCGCAACGGCCTATCACATTACCGAAGCGCGTAGCGGCAGCAACTGGCACGCCACTGCCGAACTGTATAAATAAAATTCACCTGCATCGCATATAACCGGTCA
The Salmonella bongori NCTC 12419 DNA segment above includes these coding regions:
- the yhcN gene encoding peroxide/acid stress response protein YhcN; its protein translation is MKIKTTVTTLSILSVLSFGAFAAEPISAEQAQNREAIGSVSVSAIGSSPMDMNAMLSKKADEQGATAYHITEARSGSNWHATAELYK